The DNA segment TGTTCACGAAATGCTCGATGGTATGGGATGGCAGCGGAACCATTGGTCACTCCCTAAAGGCTGATTCCATTCGTCGTGAATGCGAGGCCAGCCTGCGGCGATTGAAAGTCGATGTCATCGACCTTTATCAGATTCATTGGCCGAACCCGGACAGCGAGATCGAAGAAGGTTGGGGCGAGCTGGCGCGACTGCAAGAGCAAGGCAAGGTGCGCTGGATCGGGGTAGCGAATTTTAATGTGCAGCAAATGAAGCGTGCGCAGACGATTGCGCCG comes from the Terriglobales bacterium genome and includes:
- a CDS encoding aldo/keto reductase, which produces MEKQRLGNSDLEITRVGVGAWAMGGGGWEFAWGPQDDQDSIAAIHEALDRGINWIDTAAVYGLGHSEQIVARALEGRASRPYVFTKCSMVWDGSGTIGHSLKADSIRRECEASLRRLKVDVIDLYQIHWPNPDSEIEEGWGELARLQEQGKVRWIGVANFNVQQMKRAQTIAP